Within Halorussus sp. MSC15.2, the genomic segment CGACGCAGGACGGTCAGATAAAGCTCCACGAAGGCGGCTTCAACCCCTACTACGCCGCGCGGAGTATCCACGGCGAGATTCCGGAAGGGACGGAGGTGATGGTCGTGGACCCCGGCGGCGGCAACGTCGTCAAGGTCGAGGCCCTGGAGGCCATCGAGGACCCCATCGACCGGGAGTTGCGTGACGGGCGCGAGTCGTCCTCTCGTGACGACAGTCAGCGCGAGCGGGACCGTGAAACAGAAGAGACGTGAGTCCTCTCCGGCCCGTTAGCTCTCCGTCGTCTCGTTCTGTATCGTCGTTTCGGTTCCGTCGGTCTCGAAGTCGAAGATGCCGTCGGGTCGTCGACTGCACGCCGGTCGAAACGGTAATAGAAAACGAGGGCGGTCTACCTATCTCGGAGGTCGGCCCCCACGACTCTCCAGTTACTCAGCTATGGCCGTGGCCATCTTCTCGTCACGATTACTATTCCACAACGACGAAGGCGATGTCGACGACCGCCGCGCCGCCTCTGGTGAACGGACCGTCTTTCTCACCGCCCGACTGGACGAAGTCGTACGTCTCGTTGTCGTTCGTACTCTTGTGGGGCATCGCGATGAGCGCCTGCGTCGACTGGAGTTCATCCTGATTGAACTCTGCACCCGGTACGCTCTCGAACAGCGGCACCTCCACGTCTTCGTGTTCGCCCGCATCGAGGAGTTCGGACGCGCCGATGACGCTGTCCACCGGATTTAACCCGTCTGCCACCAAGCTCAGGTCGTGGATGGCCATGAACCCCTCCTCCGGCAGGAAGGTCTCCTGCACCGTGACCTTGCTACCGCCGTACGTCTGATTCCGGAACGTGACCGTCGCACCGTCGACCTCCTTCTCCTCGTCATCGTCCTCGTCTTCGAGGTCGACGGGTTCGTACGCGACCTTGAGGAACTCGAACTTGCCCTTTTCGTCGCCCTCACAGGGAGCCGGTTCGCCGGCGAACTTGTAGACTTGCGCCGTCTCCACGTCGGTCCCCGTCGGAACGAGCAGGTACGACTCCCGGGCGGCCGCGTCGGCGTCCTCCGAGAGATAGAATATCTGGTAGACGTGGTATTCCTCTTTCGACCCTCCGCACGCGACCGGACGCGTCTGGGGGAACTTCCCACCTTCGGGATTCTCCAGCAGGATGAACTTGCCGTCGCCGAACTTCTCGAACTTCTTTTTGGGCGTGAGCGCGGCCGGCTGTCCGGATGCCGCGACGGTGCCCGTACCCATCGATAGGCCAAGACCCGCTGCCGACATGGCAGTTGTCTTCTTGAGGAAGTCTCGCCGGGAGTCGAACGGACCGCCCAGTTTTTCGGTTAGTGCCTCGATGCTCTCTTTCGAACTAATGGTGTCGTTTTTCTCAGTCATTGTCAGTTTGGTCTGCGGTAGCTCCGGTCTCATCCCAACACTCCTCGTTCGTCCGACACCGTGTCTATCCCATCAAACGGGAAAAATTGGAGAAACTGTTTCAGTTGTCTCGGGACTGTTGAGAGGTAATAGAGATAG encodes:
- a CDS encoding twin-arginine translocation signal domain-containing protein, giving the protein MRPELPQTKLTMTEKNDTISSKESIEALTEKLGGPFDSRRDFLKKTTAMSAAGLGLSMGTGTVAASGQPAALTPKKKFEKFGDGKFILLENPEGGKFPQTRPVACGGSKEEYHVYQIFYLSEDADAAARESYLLVPTGTDVETAQVYKFAGEPAPCEGDEKGKFEFLKVAYEPVDLEDEDDDEEKEVDGATVTFRNQTYGGSKVTVQETFLPEEGFMAIHDLSLVADGLNPVDSVIGASELLDAGEHEDVEVPLFESVPGAEFNQDELQSTQALIAMPHKSTNDNETYDFVQSGGEKDGPFTRGGAAVVDIAFVVVE